The Streptomyces pratensis genomic interval GCACCCTCCTCGACGGTCCGGAGGACCTGCTGGCCGCCTGCGCCCGGTGGGCGCCCTGGCTGGACGAGCTGGGCGCGCGGCTGTCCAGGACGGCACCGGTCACCGTCCTGGTCCGGGAGCGGGCGGAAGGCACAGGCCCTGCCGCGATCTCGCACCCGCTCGCCGCCTGGATCCGCGCGTACCTCGCGGAACGCGGAAGGGCCAACGTCCGCACGCTCTGGGCCGACCCACGGGCCGGCCACGACGCCGTCCGGGCGACGGCCGGCCGCTCCGACCTCAGCGACAGGTACCTGGACGGCCGGGGAACGACCTGGACGCGCGCCCTCGTCCCCGTCACGCTGCGGACCGCGCCCGCCGGGCCCGCACACCACGTCCTGATCGGCGGCACAGGCCGCCTCGGCACCGCCCTCGCCGCGCGGCTCACCCGCGCCGGTCACCGCGTCACGGTCGCCGGGCGCACCGCCACCGGCGGCGCGGGAATCGCCTGCGACATCAGCACCGAGGAGGGCCGCAGTGCCCTGGTCCGCGCCCTGACCGGGGACGGGACAGGCGGCGGAACACCGGTGCACCTCGTACACCTCGCGGGCTCCCCGGACGTCGGTGACCGGGTGCCGCCACCGGACGTCGTCCGTCCCAAGACGGACGGCCTCGACAACACCTTCGCGGCGGCACGCGAACTGGGCGCCACGGTGACGGTCCTGTCGTCCGTCAACGCCCATCTCGGCGGTGCGGGTGTGCCCTACTACGCGGCGGCCTGCGCGGCGGCCGAGGCACGCGCCGCGCTGGCCGACGTACCCGTCGGCGTCGTCTCCTGCTCCCGCGTCGAGGGCGCGGAACACCTGACCGGAGGCGAGGACGTCGCGACGCTCTCCGGCATCCGCACCGTCGCCCTCCAGGATCTGGCGGACGTCCTGACGGCTTGCGACCGGCCGGACTCCCTGCTCCTCGGAGTGGCCGCCCGCAACCGGTACGTGAACGAGGAGGGCGCCTGCCGCCTGCGGGTACGGATCCCGGCACCGGCCGCCCATGCACCGGCCGCCCCCGAGCCCGCCCCCACCGACGCCGCCGGCGACGGCGACGGCGACGGCGACGGCGAGGATCTCGCGGGCCGGCTGCTGCGCCTGACCCGCGAGGTGCTGCCCGGTCTGGAGGCCAACCCCGACGACAACTGGTTCGACCTGGGCATGACCTCCGTCGACCTGCCGCTGCTGGCCAAGCGCATAGCGCGCGAGGAGAAACAAGAGGTCACACTCGTGGACATGATGCGCTACCCCAGCATCACCGCACTCGCCGGGGCGCTCGACGGCCGTGCTCCCAGGGCTCGTTCGACCGCAGGCGCGTCGGCGGCGGGGGCGCCGGCGGCGGACGGCGGTGCGCGATGACCGGCCCGATCGCGATCATCGGTTACGCCGCCCGTCTCCCGGGCGGTGACAGCCTGGACGACCTCGACGGATTCCTGGCCGACGGCCGCAGCGCGGTCCGTACCCACAGCAGAGAGGAACTGCTGGAGCAGGGCATCGACCCGGCGGAGATCGACCGCCCCGACTACGTCCCGCGCTCGGCCGCCACCGGCTGGACAGTCGACGGCGCCAAGCACATCGACATGCTCTCCACCCGCGAGCGCCGCGTCACCGACCCCCAGCAACTGCTGTTCCTGGACTGTTCGGTGGCGGCCCTCGAACACGCCGGGATCCCGCCGCAGCAGGTGTCGGGCCAGGACGTGGCGTGTGTGGGCGGCGTCGGCATGGGTCTCTACGCGGGCAACGACCTGTCCAGCTGGTTCACCCATCACCTCCGGCACGACCGGAAGCTCCTCGACGAGGCGGTGCCCCCGGAGATCCTCGTCGGCAACGGCAGCGACCACACGGTCGGCCGCGTGGCGTACCGGCTGGGACTGACCGGCCCCGCCGTCAACGTGCAGACCGCGTGCTCCACGGCGCTGGTCTCGGTCGAATACGCCTGCATGCTGCTGAACGCGGGCCGCGTGGGGCTGGCGCTCGCCGGAGCGGCCTCCCTGTACTTCCCGGGCAAGCGCGGCTACCGCCACGAGCGAGGCGGCATCCTCTCCCCCGACGGGGTCTGCCGCGCCTTCGACGCCTCGGCCGACGGCACGGTCGGCGGCAGCGGCGGCGGAGTGTTCGTCCTCAAGCGGCTCACCGACGCGCTGCGCGACGGCGACGAGGTCCACGGCGTCGTCGAAGGCATCCACCAGGGCAGCGACGGCTCGGCGCGCGCCAGCTACACCGCACCCGCCTACGACGGCCAGCTCAGGGTGGTGCGCGGGGCGTTGCGGGCAGCGGGAGTCCAGCCGGACGCCATCTCCTACGTGGAGGCACACGGCACCGGCACGCCCGTCGGCGACCTGATCGAACTCAGCGTGCTCGACGAGGTGTTCGCGGGACGCCCGGCGCCGCTGCCGGTCGGCTCCGTCAAGCCCGCCCTCGGCCACCTCGACGCGGCGGCCGGAGTCGCCTCACTGGTGAACGTCCTCCTCGGGCTGCGGCGCGGCGCCATGCCCGGCACCGTGAACTTCACCCGGGCCCCCGACGCCCTCGCCGGCGGGGTCGCCCGCCCTTCCGCCGAACCGGTGCCGTTGCGCCCCACGGGCCCCGACGGTGTCGTACGGGTCGGCGTCAGCTCGTTCGGCGCCAGCGGCACCAGCGTGCACGCCGTGGTGTCGGACCGCGCCGTCACGGTCCGGCGGACCGGCGCCCCGGCCTCCGGC includes:
- a CDS encoding polyketide synthase, with protein sequence MTGPIAIIGYAARLPGGDSLDDLDGFLADGRSAVRTHSREELLEQGIDPAEIDRPDYVPRSAATGWTVDGAKHIDMLSTRERRVTDPQQLLFLDCSVAALEHAGIPPQQVSGQDVACVGGVGMGLYAGNDLSSWFTHHLRHDRKLLDEAVPPEILVGNGSDHTVGRVAYRLGLTGPAVNVQTACSTALVSVEYACMLLNAGRVGLALAGAASLYFPGKRGYRHERGGILSPDGVCRAFDASADGTVGGSGGGVFVLKRLTDALRDGDEVHGVVEGIHQGSDGSARASYTAPAYDGQLRVVRGALRAAGVQPDAISYVEAHGTGTPVGDLIELSVLDEVFAGRPAPLPVGSVKPALGHLDAAAGVASLVNVLLGLRRGAMPGTVNFTRAPDALAGGVARPSAEPVPLRPTGPDGVVRVGVSSFGASGTSVHAVVSDRAVTVRRTGAPASGTVRATPVASAPAPAAAPEERPGTTAGPTTADPGTIRRQVLELVLDRIASDRPTPEESGRLGAVDLGLDSVDLLAVAKVIAARWAVEYDVIDMLMFASIDEMTDDIAARATGEGGS